One window of Mycoplasmopsis gallopavonis genomic DNA carries:
- a CDS encoding transposase has translation MLIFYIFKGEKMGKHFTEEQEKEIYNTFFQLGKKDAIELMYKYGAKAKDKYVKARLRRILKHYNFNMNKKPRKPGTGRSRKAKEQDINWNIFTREDLIEIAKRYREITKDKFKTEKVQEASHINMASYKLAILLYPCRQTISKHKRNNFAPRIKSRKIKYQDLIIDSFKQNRSKYGRQKLKYFILKHYKIDINERTLGRYMNALGLFCNVRKRKKLKESKNTSIIKENIVN, from the coding sequence ATGTTAATTTTTTATATTTTTAAAGGAGAAAAAATGGGAAAACATTTTACAGAAGAACAAGAAAAAGAAATTTATAATACATTTTTTCAATTAGGTAAAAAGGATGCGATTGAACTGATGTATAAATATGGTGCAAAAGCAAAAGATAAATATGTGAAAGCGAGATTACGAAGAATATTAAAACATTATAATTTTAATATGAATAAAAAACCAAGAAAGCCTGGAACCGGTAGGTCAAGAAAAGCGAAAGAACAAGATATAAATTGAAACATTTTTACACGAGAAGATTTAATTGAAATTGCAAAAAGATATAGAGAAATTACAAAAGATAAATTTAAAACAGAAAAAGTTCAAGAGGCATCACATATTAATATGGCTTCGTATAAACTTGCTATTTTGTTGTATCCTTGTAGACAAACAATATCCAAACATAAAAGAAATAATTTTGCTCCTAGAATTAAATCCAGAAAAATAAAGTACCAAGACTTGATTATTGATTCATTTAAACAAAATAGATCTAAATATGGTAGACAAAAATTAAAATATTTTATCTTAAAGCACTATAAAATAGACATAAACGAAAGAACTCTAGGAAGATATATGAATGCCTTAGGTTTATTTTGCAATGTCAGAAAAAGAAAAAAACTAAAAGAATCAAAGAACACATCTATCATAAAAGAAAACATTGTAAACTAG
- the proS gene encoding proline--tRNA ligase has translation MKKELDKITPLEKDFPRWYTDVVKNGNLIAYGPTKGTLIFKPNSYGIWELIQENLNKIFKEKGVQNVYLPLLIPESLFALEKEHVEGFNPELATVTHVGNRELSEKLYIRPTSEVLFADFFKNSIESYNDLPLIFNQWANVLRWEKTTNPFLRSREFLWQEGHTSHADPLEARKFTRSMINTYSKFLKNYLAIPTIVGKKTPHEKFAGACSTYTIEAMMKDGKALQAGTSHYLAQNFSKPYKITFKNKENKEEFVYQTSWGVTTRLIGAIIMTHGDNRGIIIPPRVAPIQVDILELFAKKSPRVSEVAAKLQSELGRKYRVRLDSSDKNPGYKAANSEIQGVPLRIEVGPRDLENDMVTIVRRDQVETKILVKLDQVKTQVGQLLDQIHDDLYAAAKQRLDEKTIYVYNYDDFKTNIEKQNFVIAPFCCSEQAEEDIKAETGATTRCIPKILDKPLKNAKCIYKHCDSETNRYVVFAKAY, from the coding sequence ATGAAAAAAGAATTAGATAAAATTACACCACTTGAAAAAGATTTCCCAAGATGATATACTGATGTTGTCAAAAATGGTAATTTAATTGCTTATGGACCAACAAAAGGAACTTTAATTTTCAAACCTAATTCATATGGTATTTGAGAATTAATTCAAGAAAACCTTAATAAAATTTTTAAAGAAAAAGGTGTTCAAAATGTATATTTACCATTATTAATTCCTGAAAGTTTATTTGCTCTTGAAAAAGAGCATGTTGAAGGATTTAATCCAGAACTTGCAACAGTTACGCATGTCGGAAATCGTGAGCTTAGTGAAAAATTATATATTAGACCTACTTCTGAAGTTCTTTTTGCTGATTTTTTTAAAAATTCAATTGAATCATATAATGACTTACCATTAATTTTTAATCAATGAGCAAATGTTTTAAGATGAGAAAAAACAACTAATCCATTTTTAAGATCAAGAGAGTTTTTATGACAAGAAGGTCATACTTCACATGCTGATCCACTTGAAGCGAGAAAATTTACTCGTTCAATGATTAACACTTATTCAAAATTTTTAAAAAATTATTTAGCAATTCCAACTATTGTTGGTAAAAAAACACCACACGAAAAATTCGCTGGTGCGTGTTCAACATACACAATTGAAGCAATGATGAAAGATGGTAAAGCTCTTCAAGCGGGTACTAGTCATTATCTTGCTCAAAACTTTTCTAAACCTTATAAAATTACATTTAAAAATAAAGAAAATAAAGAAGAATTTGTTTATCAAACTTCATGAGGTGTTACAACAAGATTAATTGGCGCTATTATCATGACACATGGTGATAACCGTGGAATTATTATCCCTCCACGTGTTGCTCCAATTCAAGTCGATATTTTAGAACTTTTTGCTAAAAAATCACCAAGAGTTTCTGAAGTTGCTGCTAAATTGCAATCAGAATTAGGACGTAAATATCGTGTGAGATTAGATTCAAGTGATAAAAATCCAGGATATAAAGCGGCAAATAGTGAAATTCAAGGAGTGCCACTTAGAATTGAAGTTGGTCCACGTGATCTTGAAAATGATATGGTAACAATTGTTCGTAGAGATCAAGTCGAAACAAAAATTTTGGTTAAATTAGATCAAGTTAAAACACAAGTTGGACAATTATTAGATCAAATTCATGACGATCTTTATGCAGCAGCTAAACAGCGTCTTGACGAAAAAACTATTTATGTTTACAACTACGACGATTTTAAAACAAACATTGAAAAACAAAACTTTGTTATTGCACCATTTTGTTGTTCTGAACAAGCTGAAGAAGACATTAAAGCAGAAACAGGAGCAACTACAAGATGTATTCCTAAAATTTTAGATAAACCTTTAAAAAATGCAAAATGTATTTATAAACATTGTGATAGTGAAACAAATCGTTATGTTGTTTTTGCGAAAGCATATTAA
- a CDS encoding DUF6037 family protein — MRSLENLKKLKLDMEEKERLISSFIFKYKEIKYIVLVERFTEEKQKKNKFALLKLNFIDDSEKELVCEANSCCLLLEAREIREYFKIEYKENIGDILRQFSKYFGSKIPTKMKENHECSDEERVAIVKKMSNKDSEDPNKKYCIGIRRNPKGQKRSIYNSEKTYILREKLYTWFEKDNTISFCYSKVKEEEKTDKEIIENFAKKENLK, encoded by the coding sequence ATGCGAAGTTTAGAAAATTTAAAAAAACTAAAATTAGACATGGAAGAAAAGGAGCGATTAATATCAAGTTTTATCTTTAAATACAAAGAAATTAAATATATTGTATTAGTAGAAAGGTTTACAGAAGAAAAACAAAAGAAAAATAAATTTGCACTATTAAAGTTAAACTTTATAGATGATTCGGAAAAAGAATTAGTTTGCGAGGCCAATTCTTGTTGCTTATTGTTAGAAGCTCGAGAAATAAGAGAATATTTTAAAATAGAATACAAAGAAAATATAGGAGATATATTAAGGCAGTTTAGTAAATATTTCGGAAGCAAAATACCTACAAAAATGAAAGAAAATCACGAATGTAGTGATGAAGAAAGAGTCGCAATAGTAAAAAAAATGAGTAATAAAGATTCAGAAGATCCGAATAAAAAATATTGCATTGGTATAAGAAGAAATCCCAAAGGTCAAAAAAGAAGCATTTATAATAGTGAAAAAACATATATATTAAGAGAAAAATTATATACGTGATTTGAAAAAGACAATACTATAAGCTTTTGTTATTCTAAAGTCAAAGAAGAAGAAAAAACAGATAAAGAAATAATTGAGAATTTTGCAAAAAAAGAAAATTTAAAATAA
- a CDS encoding IS3 family transposase, giving the protein MLIFYIFKGEKMGKHFTEEQEKEIYNTFFQLGKKDAIELMYKYGAKAKDKYVKARLRRILKHYNFNMNKKPRKPGTGRSRKAKEQDINWNIFTREDLIEIAKRYREITKDKFKTEKVQEASHINMASYKLAILLYLCRQTISKHKRNNFAPRIKSRKIKYQDLIIDSFKQNRSKYGRQKLKYFILKHYKIDINERTLGRYMNALGLFCNVRKRKKLKESKNTSIIKENIVNRDYNDVYNRNIYATDVTYLPATKDAINNNVYLSVVIKHKTKEIISFSLSKFNDSKLIYKTFENVDFEKSFILHSDHCSTYTSDDFSRFIQNKGGIISLSKVGNSLDNRVVEYWFSNLKTELIRDLNIKAMTLNELEKVISNYVHWYNKFRIQSCLNWKTPYEYSMGLSNLINC; this is encoded by the coding sequence ATGTTAATTTTTTATATTTTTAAAGGAGAAAAAATGGGTAAACATTTTACAGAAGAACAAGAAAAAGAAATTTATAATACATTTTTTCAATTAGGTAAAAAGGATGCGATTGAACTGATGTATAAATATGGTGCAAAAGCAAAAGATAAATATGTGAAAGCGAGATTACGAAGAATATTAAAACATTATAATTTTAATATGAATAAAAAACCAAGAAAGCCTGGAACCGGTAGGTCAAGAAAAGCGAAAGAACAAGATATAAATTGAAACATTTTTACACGAGAAGATTTAATTGAAATTGCAAAAAGATATAGAGAAATTACAAAAGATAAATTTAAAACAGAAAAAGTTCAAGAGGCATCACATATTAATATGGCTTCGTATAAACTTGCTATTTTGTTGTATCTTTGTAGACAAACAATATCCAAACATAAAAGAAATAATTTTGCTCCTAGAATTAAATCCAGAAAAATAAAGTACCAAGACTTGATTATTGATTCATTTAAACAAAATAGATCTAAATATGGTAGACAAAAATTAAAATATTTTATCTTAAAGCACTATAAAATAGACATAAACGAAAGAACTCTAGGAAGATATATGAATGCCTTAGGTTTATTTTGCAATGTCAGAAAAAGAAAAAAACTAAAAGAATCAAAGAACACATCTATCATAAAAGAAAACATTGTTAATAGAGATTATAATGATGTATATAACAGAAATATATACGCTACTGATGTAACATATCTTCCAGCGACAAAAGATGCAATAAACAATAATGTTTATCTTTCAGTAGTAATTAAACATAAAACTAAAGAAATAATTAGTTTTTCTCTTTCCAAATTTAATGATTCAAAATTAATTTACAAAACATTTGAAAATGTTGATTTTGAAAAAAGTTTTATACTACATTCAGATCATTGCTCAACTTATACATCTGATGATTTTTCTCGTTTTATTCAAAATAAAGGTGGAATAATTTCGCTTTCAAAAGTAGGAAATAGTTTAGATAATAGAGTTGTGGAATATTGATTTTCAAATTTAAAAACTGAATTAATTAGAGATTTAAATATCAAAGCTATGACTTTGAATGAACTAGAAAAAGTGATATCTAATTATGTTCATTGATACAATAAATTTAGAATTCAATCATGTCTGAATTGAAAAACCCCATACGAATATAGTATGGGGCTATCCAATTTAATAAATTGTTAA
- a CDS encoding IS3 family transposase produces MDTTIFRVFIYLGGIMRQLKAHEWLELFGSYEDYKNNLISKNDFELKYYSIRGFSFFDRKFNEAKKYFVFKYNRYNLGMINIESQTGKSSKKGKGSGRPKRQKITPIEIVKKEWEKMPKEQLIEILEIYKDSFDRNNIEVDISKIKKSSLSTRKLGLCFNKSKSTIHNLKTKEQQTRKKSVNTKYDELIIKSFKKNKGLFGRKRLESYIRTKFQIDLNYRTIGRAMRRLNLFCLIRRKKIDREQKNTNVKFIDLVNRDYHGETNQIIATDVTYISAPKDCLNNFVFLSVAIDHKSKFVVNYNLSKRNDLELVMEHMSKIKMDKKWIAHSDHGFQYSSKTYVDLIQKNNGVVSMGRVGNSLDNREAEYFFSILKSECLKLIDITKITFNELKSLIDDFVFWYNNERIQSVLNWKTPQECWGGSIVICIATKKIEKQKKKAWFYPR; encoded by the coding sequence ATGGACACAACCATATTTCGTGTTTTTATATATTTAGGAGGTATTATGAGACAATTAAAGGCACATGAATGATTAGAACTATTCGGTAGTTATGAAGATTACAAAAATAATTTGATATCAAAAAATGATTTTGAACTTAAATATTATTCAATCAGAGGTTTTAGTTTTTTTGATAGAAAATTCAATGAGGCTAAAAAATATTTTGTCTTCAAGTATAACAGATATAATTTAGGAATGATAAATATAGAATCGCAAACAGGTAAATCATCTAAAAAAGGTAAAGGGTCAGGTAGACCAAAAAGGCAAAAAATTACTCCTATTGAAATTGTAAAAAAGGAATGAGAAAAAATGCCTAAGGAACAATTGATTGAAATTTTAGAAATTTATAAAGACTCTTTTGATAGAAATAATATTGAAGTTGATATTTCTAAAATTAAGAAATCTTCACTTTCTACAAGAAAATTGGGCCTATGCTTTAATAAATCTAAGTCAACAATTCACAATCTAAAAACTAAAGAGCAGCAAACAAGAAAAAAATCTGTAAATACTAAATATGATGAATTAATAATTAAGTCATTTAAGAAAAATAAGGGTTTGTTTGGTAGAAAAAGATTGGAAAGTTATATTAGAACAAAATTCCAAATAGATCTAAATTATAGGACTATTGGTAGAGCGATGAGAAGATTAAACTTATTTTGTTTAATCAGAAGAAAGAAAATAGATAGAGAACAAAAGAACACAAACGTAAAATTTATAGATCTTGTTAATCGTGATTATCACGGAGAGACAAACCAAATAATTGCCACTGATGTTACTTATATTTCTGCACCAAAAGATTGCTTAAACAATTTTGTATTTTTATCTGTTGCGATTGATCACAAAAGCAAATTTGTTGTTAATTATAATCTTTCAAAAAGAAATGATTTAGAACTAGTAATGGAACATATGTCTAAAATCAAAATGGATAAAAAATGAATAGCTCATTCTGATCATGGTTTCCAATATTCTTCAAAAACTTATGTAGATTTAATTCAGAAAAACAATGGTGTTGTATCAATGGGTAGAGTAGGAAATTCTTTAGATAATAGAGAAGCAGAATATTTCTTTTCAATTTTAAAATCAGAATGTTTAAAATTAATCGATATTACAAAAATAACTTTTAATGAATTAAAATCACTGATTGATGATTTTGTGTTTTGATACAACAACGAAAGAATTCAATCAGTATTAAATTGAAAAACACCTCAAGAGTGTTGAGGTGGCTCGATTGTAATTTGCATTGCAACGAAAAAAATTGAAAAACAAAAGAAAAAAGCATGGTTTTATCCACGCTAA
- a CDS encoding IS30 family transposase: protein MNYKRITFKTRVQLEFFLKNSSLSIEQIAKEIGFSKSTIWREIKNNSTENGYIAEEAEKKHKIREKWKYQFKLESEFSYYNDFTKAFLNIYNPIFLGVKNSRLIVYNTNNFPVPSLKTLYNWINSGLWALTKKNKLRSYYKKGGKRNGNVLTRLVGNRYIVPITFRPKNINDRSEFGHWEADLIIGKTGSKSEHLLTFEERKTRYGLIRKVPNKNPWIVAKILFELIKERKLNVKSITIDNGFEFKIFFMIGYRLQIKIYKADAYASFQKGSIENFNGLVRRQYPKKTNFNKILDENIIETERKINNMPREILGFLTSDELFFNWNYFKEPWDPKIKEMQLYEYSYRKRRSNTKRNKFFKTYKNS from the coding sequence ATGAATTATAAAAGAATTACATTTAAAACGAGAGTTCAATTAGAATTTTTTTTAAAAAATAGTTCACTCTCTATAGAACAAATTGCTAAAGAAATTGGATTTTCAAAATCTACAATTTGAAGAGAAATCAAAAATAATTCAACAGAAAATGGATATATAGCAGAAGAGGCTGAAAAGAAACATAAAATAAGAGAAAAATGAAAATATCAATTTAAATTAGAATCTGAATTTTCTTATTACAATGATTTTACAAAAGCTTTTTTAAATATATATAATCCTATTTTTTTAGGAGTCAAAAATTCCAGATTAATAGTATATAATACCAATAATTTTCCTGTCCCTTCTTTAAAAACTTTGTACAACTGAATTAATAGTGGTTTATGAGCATTAACAAAGAAAAATAAATTACGAAGTTATTATAAAAAAGGCGGAAAAAGAAATGGGAATGTTTTAACAAGACTTGTTGGAAATAGATATATAGTTCCTATAACTTTTAGGCCTAAAAATATTAATGATAGGTCAGAATTCGGGCACTGAGAAGCTGATTTAATAATTGGAAAAACAGGTTCAAAAAGCGAACATTTACTAACTTTTGAAGAAAGAAAAACTAGGTATGGATTAATAAGAAAAGTACCTAATAAAAACCCTTGAATTGTAGCTAAAATTTTATTCGAATTAATTAAAGAAAGAAAATTAAATGTGAAGTCTATAACAATTGATAACGGATTTGAATTTAAGATCTTTTTCATGATAGGATATAGGCTACAAATTAAAATTTACAAAGCCGATGCATATGCATCTTTTCAAAAAGGTTCAATAGAAAACTTCAATGGATTAGTAAGAAGACAATATCCGAAGAAAACAAATTTTAACAAAATACTAGATGAAAATATAATAGAAACAGAAAGAAAAATTAACAATATGCCAAGAGAAATATTAGGTTTTTTAACATCTGATGAATTATTTTTTAATTGAAATTATTTTAAAGAACCTTGAGATCCAAAAATCAAAGAAATGCAATTATATGAATATTCTTATAGAAAAAGAAGATCTAACACCAAAAGAAATAAGTTCTTTAAAACTTATAAAAATAGTTAA
- a CDS encoding AlbA family DNA-binding domain-containing protein, translating to MQILDIKRMAHNILENRNMENSFIEYKKSVNFKDKILKTACAFANNYMNNEIGLLFIGIEEVDDKETGEKAIPKRPITGITESKIECIENELKSLLSNIHPKIKYHITSDIIDNKYYMILAVEPTAGGPFQTSEKAEKDKNIRLKAGRYIRVERDSRLPNPTEEFEILKKFAGFSFSSNLNETATIDDLSYEYMKEYLFQTGAKKDIREMSKLDIAKSLQLVSESEYGGYRAKNFAVLMFAEKPNKFIPNAHVEIIREVEGTDKMESKRFDGPVWMQVKQVNDYFKNNIMTSYTIRESNKIEHKIIFNYPLTAFEELATNAILHKEYDTPEYVGIYIYKDSISFVNHNRPLPPVTINALNNNKRFDRRQYINKELKDMFFALNLIESYGSGIRRAKDALLENNSPDLKFYPDNEEDNYTNAVMGINAEFLNDHFNSSNYQKTTTKTTTKTTTKQDEIIKMIMQNPEISAKEIADKLNLTIDGVRYHLTKMKKAGFIKYEGSTKLGKWIVVKLN from the coding sequence ATGCAGATTCTTGATATAAAGAGAATGGCTCATAACATTCTTGAAAATAGAAATATGGAAAATAGTTTTATTGAATATAAAAAGTCAGTAAATTTTAAAGATAAAATTCTAAAAACCGCTTGTGCTTTTGCTAATAATTACATGAACAACGAGATCGGATTATTATTTATTGGCATAGAAGAAGTAGATGATAAAGAGACAGGTGAAAAGGCAATTCCTAAAAGACCAATTACAGGAATAACTGAATCAAAAATTGAATGTATCGAAAACGAATTAAAGTCTCTCCTTTCTAATATTCATCCCAAAATTAAATATCATATTACTTCTGACATAATTGATAATAAATATTATATGATTCTTGCAGTAGAACCCACTGCAGGTGGTCCGTTTCAAACAAGTGAGAAAGCAGAAAAAGACAAAAATATAAGATTAAAAGCAGGAAGATATATTAGAGTTGAAAGAGATTCTAGGTTACCTAATCCAACTGAAGAATTTGAGATATTAAAAAAATTTGCAGGATTCTCATTTAGTTCAAACCTCAATGAGACAGCAACAATAGATGATTTAAGCTATGAGTATATGAAAGAATACTTATTCCAAACAGGAGCGAAAAAAGATATTAGAGAAATGTCGAAACTGGATATAGCAAAAAGTCTACAACTTGTAAGTGAAAGCGAGTATGGAGGTTATAGAGCAAAGAATTTCGCTGTACTTATGTTCGCTGAAAAGCCAAATAAATTTATTCCAAATGCTCATGTGGAAATCATAAGAGAAGTTGAGGGAACAGATAAAATGGAATCAAAGAGATTTGATGGACCAGTTTGGATGCAAGTTAAACAGGTAAATGATTACTTCAAAAACAATATTATGACTTCTTATACAATTAGAGAATCTAATAAAATTGAACACAAAATTATATTTAACTATCCACTTACAGCATTTGAAGAACTTGCTACAAATGCTATATTGCATAAAGAGTATGATACACCTGAATATGTAGGAATATATATTTATAAAGATAGCATTTCTTTTGTAAATCACAATAGACCATTGCCGCCTGTTACGATAAATGCTTTGAATAACAATAAACGTTTTGATAGAAGACAATATATTAATAAAGAATTGAAAGATATGTTTTTTGCACTTAATTTAATAGAGTCTTACGGATCAGGTATAAGACGTGCAAAAGATGCTCTTTTAGAAAACAATTCACCTGATTTAAAGTTTTATCCTGATAACGAAGAAGATAATTATACAAACGCAGTCATGGGCATCAATGCGGAATTTTTAAATGATCATTTTAATAGTAGTAATTACCAAAAAACTACTACTAAAACTACTACTAAAACTACTACTAAACAAGACGAAATTATCAAAATGATAATGCAAAATCCTGAAATAAGTGCAAAAGAAATAGCAGATAAATTAAACCTTACAATAGATGGTGTTCGTTATCATCTAACCAAAATGAAAAAAGCAGGTTTTATCAAATATGAAGGCTCAACAAAATTAGGTAAATGAATAGTTGTAAAGTTAAATTAA
- a CDS encoding IS3 family transposase — MEYWFSNLKTELIRDLNIKAMTLNELEKVISNYVHWYNKFRIQSCLNWKTPYEYSMGLSNLINC, encoded by the coding sequence GTGGAATATTGATTTTCAAATTTAAAAACTGAATTAATTAGAGATTTAAATATCAAAGCTATGACTTTGAATGAACTAGAAAAAGTGATATCTAATTATGTTCATTGATACAATAAATTTAGAATTCAATCATGTCTGAATTGAAAAACCCCATACGAATATAGTATGGGGCTATCCAATTTAATAAATTGTTAA
- a CDS encoding DDE-type integrase/transposase/recombinase — MNNLESKSGKSKKPNSGRRKRVSINELCEEDRDLYQDIMEEILEERGVKQQEIFEKIRKRKEEKSKQFRNISKISLVLKLNRTSFYYSCSKKEKIDKKKYIDHELINWINLEAKNSNFVIGRDKLYQKYLLTHQKRISSYLFRLNYEFNQYKSRAYQKKKSKKNKEEKFSRIWASDLVQGNFKSNYFGEKLHADIKFIKTKEGMRFLHVITETFSNTVLNWTLSDIRDSASTIKLVQDTLDKHQIKPTIFHSDHGIEYANFAFSKFLKNVNTKQSMSPKGNSLANRPSEFIFALIQRELLDFYETDKMLDSEVNSIISKYFSWYNFERPQSNLNWKTPHGFLTHATLSV, encoded by the coding sequence ATGAATAATTTAGAAAGTAAATCAGGTAAAAGTAAAAAACCTAACTCAGGAAGAAGAAAAAGAGTTAGCATCAATGAATTGTGTGAGGAAGATAGAGATCTTTATCAGGATATTATGGAAGAAATTTTGGAAGAAAGAGGAGTAAAGCAACAAGAAATTTTTGAAAAAATTAGAAAAAGAAAAGAAGAAAAAAGTAAACAATTTAGAAATATTTCAAAAATTTCATTAGTTTTGAAATTAAATCGAACTTCTTTTTATTACTCTTGTTCTAAGAAAGAAAAAATTGACAAAAAGAAATATATTGATCATGAATTAATTAATTGAATTAATTTAGAAGCTAAAAATTCTAATTTTGTTATAGGAAGAGATAAACTTTATCAAAAATACTTATTAACGCACCAAAAAAGAATTTCTTCATATTTATTTAGACTAAATTATGAATTTAATCAATATAAATCAAGAGCATATCAAAAGAAAAAATCAAAGAAAAATAAAGAGGAAAAATTCTCTAGAATCTGAGCATCAGATTTAGTTCAAGGAAATTTTAAATCAAATTATTTTGGTGAAAAATTACATGCAGATATTAAATTTATTAAAACAAAAGAAGGAATGAGATTTCTTCATGTTATCACAGAAACTTTTAGTAACACTGTTTTAAATTGAACTTTATCGGATATAAGAGATTCTGCATCTACTATAAAGCTTGTTCAAGATACTCTTGATAAACATCAAATCAAACCTACTATTTTTCATTCAGATCACGGAATTGAATATGCAAATTTTGCCTTTTCTAAATTTTTAAAAAATGTAAATACTAAACAATCAATGTCTCCAAAAGGTAATTCATTAGCAAATAGACCTTCCGAATTTATTTTTGCATTAATTCAAAGAGAATTATTAGATTTTTATGAAACTGATAAAATGTTAGATAGCGAAGTGAATTCAATCATATCTAAATATTTTTCTTGATATAACTTCGAAAGACCTCAATCAAATTTAAATTGAAAAACGCCGCATGGTTTTTTAACACATGCGACGTTAAGTGTCTAA
- the smpB gene encoding SsrA-binding protein codes for MKIISNNKKAFHDYEILEKYEAGIELQGWEVKTCRANSVDISNAYCSIYKDEVYLKDSFFKQYMLLKCDEYRDRKLLLHKKEIRKLKQKIETMQVTLIPLKLYFSGSYIKLEIALAKGLKKYDKRAKIVKEETQKAIKKALKFY; via the coding sequence ATGAAAATAATATCTAATAATAAAAAAGCATTTCATGATTATGAAATTTTAGAAAAATATGAAGCCGGAATTGAACTTCAAGGATGAGAAGTAAAAACTTGTAGAGCAAATAGTGTTGATATTTCCAATGCATACTGCTCAATTTATAAAGATGAAGTCTATTTAAAAGATTCTTTCTTTAAACAATACATGCTATTAAAATGCGATGAATATCGTGATCGCAAACTTCTCTTACATAAAAAAGAAATTCGTAAACTTAAACAAAAAATTGAAACAATGCAAGTTACATTAATTCCATTAAAATTATATTTTTCAGGAAGTTACATAAAATTAGAAATTGCACTTGCAAAAGGTTTAAAAAAATACGACAAACGTGCTAAAATAGTTAAGGAAGAAACCCAAAAAGCAATTAAAAAAGCTTTAAAGTTTTATTAA